Proteins encoded in a region of the Sander lucioperca isolate FBNREF2018 chromosome 4, SLUC_FBN_1.2, whole genome shotgun sequence genome:
- the LOC116045763 gene encoding uncharacterized protein LOC116045763 — translation MCRLMKRILGYLIPTRAIVGVPLREVEYGDGHQLADEDLFIVADTKAFMRSAELPVSAEKKIFQTVRSFYEAVHKKMFSSFPLDHPLLRDLKVLDPAARLNITPGTVERLGALRLKEDKMREEFKDYQVTDSKQLPQEDRIDRFWGLVGKDVRLVLQQHTVRMWFDVETELRQDFRLTRTAMHSLQRLLQREQDHGWDEDILMDDPQPPREHMAYNETSGNDTRNRLAALVSDNVQAP, via the exons ATGTGCAGGCTGATGAAGAGGATCCTGGGCTACCTCATACCAACCAGGGCAATCGTGGGTGTACCTCTCAGGGAGGTGGAGTATGGAGATGGACATCAGTTGGCTGATGAAGATCTCTTTATCGTAGCAGACACAAAGGCATTCATGAGAAGCGCTGAGCTCCCTGTGTCCGCCGAGAAGAAAATCTTTCA AACTGTGAGAAGCTTCTATGAGGCAGTGCATAAGAAGATGTTCTCCTCCTTTCCCCTCGACCATCCACTCCTGAGGGACCTGAAAGTGCTGGACCCTGCAGCTCGTCTTAACATAACTCCAGGGACAG TGGAAAGGCTAGGGGCCCTGAGGCTGAAAGAGGATAAGATGAGAGAGGAATTCAAAGATTATCAGGTGACAGATAGTAAGCAACTCCCCCAAGAAGACAGAATCGACAGATTCTGGGGCCTGGTAGGAAAGGACGTGAG ACTGGTGCTCCAACAACATACTGTGCGCATGTGGTTCGATGTTGAGACTGAGCTGAGGCAGGACTTCCGACTCACCAGAACAGCGATGCACAGCTTACAGAGGCTTTTGCAAAGGGAGCAGGACCATGGCTGGG ATGAAGACATTTTAATGGATGACCCCCAACCTCCCCGTGAACACATGGCATACAATGAAACCTCTGGGAATGACACCAGAAACAGACTGGCTGCcctagtttcagacaatgtgcaaGCCCCATAA